A region of uncultured Draconibacterium sp. DNA encodes the following proteins:
- a CDS encoding TonB-dependent receptor, with the protein MAFSLGSYAQTAVTGTVTGEDGIGIPGVSIVIVGTTQGTITDIDGNYTLTVPEGAEKLTFSYIGMLTQEVEIAGQSTISIVMKADVIGVDEVVVVGYGTQMKEELTGAVSTVSAEKLETTSETSVASRLQGQVSGVTVTSANRPGADATIRIRGIGTINDPNPLYIIDGVPAGPGNNIPPGDIESISVLKDASSAAIYGTRGANGVVIITTKRGRANQQPSIKFSVRTGVTNATNQYDMLNTQEYADAVWLTAANQGVAPNHAQYGSGSSPVIPDYILPAGAMNGEVDESAYSYPDNVFFKANKQGTDWYDEIYQTGIIQEYDLSVSGGGKNSTYAFSANYLDEEGILKWTEFKRYTMRMNSDAKFNDWLKVGESLQVVYIDESGEFGDNGEGTAISHAYRSQPIIPVYDISGEEFAGTKASEMGNASNPVQILWDARNNKGKWMRILGNAFAEVTLAEGLTAKTLFGANMGQWNYKGYVLPTYERSEPNTVNGVNADSNYSIQWNWSNTLNYNKTFNDVHKLNLLVGTEAVENTYQSLNASRRVYFSEDPNYMQLDSGESNKENSGNASSWSLFSVFGRVNYNYMGKYYLEGTVRRDGSSRFSDENKYAVFPAASAAWAVSEESFMQGTRSWLDMLKLRLGWGMSGNDRIGNYNSYSTYSTDSYRASYAIDGSNTSAVSGFKPATLGSEDVTWETTKTINIGIDANMLDNHLAFGIDLWKRNTEDMLFREPIPQVMGIATAPYVNVGEMENKGIDFEVSYNNSAVGGDLTYNISMNLSHYKNEILKLSGDPDRYIDAATERQKVYTRYTSGTAFPEFYGYIVDGIFQTQAEADAHAPYGDTDYNQPGHFKYRDVSGDGTITADDRTFIGSPHPDLVGGLNINLGYKNFDLTMFFYGSLGNEMVNYVTRWIDYGQFNGGLSKDALYNSWGSPYLDNNSKAKLPMLDLSDISQEPSTAFIEDASYLRLKNLRLGYTVPKSLLDRAGIKSLRLYGQVSNLFTITGYSGLDPEVNASGTYMGMDLGAWPTPRQVMFGVQLGL; encoded by the coding sequence ATGGCATTTTCTCTAGGTTCTTATGCGCAAACAGCTGTTACCGGTACTGTTACCGGTGAAGATGGCATAGGGATACCTGGTGTGTCGATTGTGATTGTAGGAACTACTCAGGGTACAATCACCGACATTGATGGTAATTACACCTTAACAGTACCCGAAGGTGCTGAGAAGTTGACGTTCTCTTACATCGGGATGTTAACTCAGGAAGTTGAGATTGCTGGTCAATCAACAATTAGCATTGTGATGAAAGCCGACGTGATCGGCGTTGACGAAGTTGTTGTTGTGGGTTACGGTACTCAAATGAAAGAAGAGTTAACAGGCGCTGTTTCAACTGTTTCAGCTGAAAAGCTGGAGACTACTTCTGAAACCAGTGTTGCCAGCCGTTTACAAGGTCAGGTATCGGGTGTTACCGTTACTTCTGCCAATCGCCCGGGTGCCGATGCGACCATTCGTATTCGTGGTATTGGAACCATTAACGATCCAAATCCATTGTACATTATTGATGGTGTACCTGCAGGACCTGGAAACAATATCCCTCCGGGTGATATCGAAAGTATTTCAGTATTGAAAGATGCTTCTTCTGCTGCTATTTATGGTACGCGTGGTGCAAACGGTGTTGTAATTATTACCACCAAACGCGGGCGTGCAAACCAGCAGCCAAGCATTAAGTTCTCCGTACGTACTGGTGTTACAAATGCAACAAACCAATACGATATGTTGAATACACAAGAGTACGCGGATGCAGTATGGTTAACTGCCGCCAATCAGGGTGTTGCACCAAATCATGCGCAGTATGGTTCAGGATCTTCTCCTGTAATTCCTGATTATATTTTGCCTGCTGGAGCTATGAACGGCGAAGTTGATGAATCAGCATACAGTTATCCTGACAATGTTTTCTTTAAAGCGAACAAACAAGGAACTGACTGGTACGACGAGATTTATCAAACCGGTATCATTCAGGAGTATGACCTGTCAGTTAGTGGTGGTGGTAAAAACTCTACTTACGCATTCTCTGCCAATTACCTTGACGAAGAAGGTATTTTAAAATGGACAGAATTTAAACGTTATACCATGCGTATGAATTCGGATGCCAAATTTAACGACTGGTTAAAAGTGGGTGAATCATTACAAGTTGTGTACATTGACGAAAGTGGTGAATTTGGTGATAACGGAGAAGGTACTGCAATTTCTCATGCTTACCGTTCGCAACCTATTATTCCGGTTTATGATATTAGCGGTGAAGAATTTGCAGGAACTAAAGCTTCAGAAATGGGTAACGCTTCAAACCCTGTACAAATTCTTTGGGATGCTCGTAATAACAAAGGCAAATGGATGCGTATTTTAGGTAATGCATTTGCTGAAGTTACTTTAGCAGAAGGCCTTACTGCAAAAACATTATTTGGTGCAAATATGGGGCAATGGAATTACAAAGGTTATGTTCTTCCAACTTACGAACGTTCGGAGCCAAATACCGTTAATGGTGTTAATGCTGATTCTAACTACAGCATTCAGTGGAACTGGTCGAACACTTTAAACTACAACAAAACATTTAACGATGTTCATAAATTGAACTTGTTGGTAGGTACAGAGGCTGTTGAAAATACATATCAGTCGTTGAATGCAAGTCGTCGTGTATACTTCTCGGAAGATCCTAATTACATGCAATTAGATTCAGGTGAAAGTAACAAAGAAAACAGTGGTAATGCATCATCATGGTCTTTGTTCTCAGTATTTGGTCGTGTAAATTATAACTACATGGGTAAATATTATCTGGAAGGTACAGTACGTCGTGACGGTTCTTCTCGTTTCAGTGATGAGAATAAATATGCTGTTTTCCCTGCTGCTTCTGCTGCATGGGCAGTGAGTGAAGAAAGCTTTATGCAGGGAACCCGCAGTTGGTTAGATATGTTAAAATTGCGTTTAGGTTGGGGTATGTCTGGTAACGACCGTATTGGTAACTATAACTCATACTCAACTTATTCAACTGATTCTTACAGAGCATCGTATGCAATCGATGGATCGAATACAAGTGCTGTATCAGGATTTAAACCTGCAACTTTAGGTAGCGAGGATGTAACCTGGGAAACCACAAAAACGATCAACATTGGTATCGACGCAAACATGTTGGATAATCACCTGGCCTTTGGAATCGATTTATGGAAACGTAACACAGAAGATATGTTATTCCGCGAGCCTATTCCTCAGGTTATGGGTATTGCAACAGCTCCTTACGTGAATGTTGGTGAAATGGAAAACAAGGGTATTGATTTTGAAGTTTCTTATAATAATAGCGCTGTTGGTGGTGATCTTACTTACAACATAAGTATGAACCTATCGCACTACAAAAATGAGATTCTTAAACTTTCAGGAGATCCTGATCGTTATATTGATGCTGCAACTGAACGTCAAAAAGTTTATACCCGTTATACTTCGGGAACTGCATTCCCTGAATTCTACGGATATATCGTTGATGGTATTTTCCAAACTCAGGCAGAAGCCGATGCACACGCTCCATATGGTGACACTGATTACAATCAGCCGGGTCACTTTAAATACAGAGACGTGAGTGGTGATGGAACAATCACTGCTGATGACAGAACCTTTATCGGAAGCCCACATCCTGATTTAGTTGGTGGTTTGAACATTAACTTGGGTTATAAAAACTTCGATTTAACTATGTTCTTCTATGGTAGTCTGGGTAATGAGATGGTTAACTATGTAACTCGCTGGATTGACTACGGTCAGTTTAATGGTGGTTTAAGCAAAGACGCCTTATACAATTCTTGGGGAAGTCCTTACCTGGACAACAACTCAAAAGCTAAGTTACCAATGCTTGATTTGAGTGATATCTCGCAAGAACCTTCTACTGCGTTTATCGAAGACGCATCGTATCTGCGTTTGAAAAACTTACGTCTGGGTTATACTGTTCCTAAATCGTTGCTTGACCGGGCAGGAATTAAGAGCTTAAGACTTTACGGACAGGTTTCTAACTTATTCACGATTACTGGTTACAGTGGACTGGATCCTGAAGTAAATGCTTCTGGTACTTATATGGGTATGGATTTGGGTGCATGGCCTACACCTCGTCAGGTTATGTTCGGTGTTCAACTCGGTTTATAA
- a CDS encoding phosphatidylglycerol lysyltransferase domain-containing protein: MAFLFIALAIYFIRHEQTELSQVKTSLQNSSFVWVLTGIVVSSFFIVLQGLMYQYSFRCVGERITLRSAMLLFLKRNFISVFLPAGGISSLAFFTRPIEEQKVSKSKIHVASSIYGFIGILSVVIVAIPALAYSFLINSLSSKVVFTFLGLLTIIAVIALAVRSLLREGWLFHLIVKLYPPFEAQYAEFKAIQFNRKQFIHTILVSVVIEFVGIAHLLIAMHALGYPLSPEAAIIGYIVSVMFLLISPFLRGLGAIELSMGFILTRYGFSTLQAVSITFLYRFFEFWLLLIVGGFSFIFVRNNIVLRVAPVVLTFSLGIVNIVSVLTPAIHERVRLLGEFLPWYPIVLSNYAVFIVGILLLLISAFLLKGVRAAWYLTVILAAVSAIGHLTKAIDYEEASLALFTIVALFLTRRQYFVRNNPRLVHIGLNAALIATSAALIYGIVGFYFLDSHHFNTDFSWSQSILFTIQNLFFYQSNALVPADQFAQNFLYSLNAAGGLTISFLLFTLIRPYFFETKTEEYEREEALELVKKFGRSPLDYFKTYYDKSFFFCSDRQAFVAYRPSGNYAVVLEDPVCSDPEKMAGIIIEFDNFCTANGMKSLFYRVPESSLPVYQKLHKKSLLIGQEAELNLTTFTIEGKSKKSIRTSSNKQKELGLVVKVYEPPIKAGLLQKIHAVSEEWQKERNYSELVFSQGLLDVNELKRQTILVVEDSEEKILAFANIIPDYQPGDSTYDLIRNVKDSPNGVIEFLMAEMFFHMKAKGYQSADLGFAAMAGIEDGKNFPEKGIRFAYEKLRSFAHYKGLKEFKDKFDPTWKNKYLIYSNDYDLFSVPGVLKKVIKP, encoded by the coding sequence TTGGCTTTTTTATTCATCGCCTTGGCCATTTATTTCATCAGGCACGAGCAAACCGAACTTTCGCAAGTAAAAACAAGCCTGCAAAATTCGTCATTCGTATGGGTATTGACAGGAATAGTAGTAAGCAGTTTCTTTATCGTTTTGCAAGGCCTGATGTATCAATACAGTTTCCGTTGTGTTGGAGAACGAATCACCCTTCGGAGTGCAATGCTATTGTTCCTCAAACGAAACTTTATCAGTGTATTTCTTCCTGCAGGGGGAATTTCGTCGCTGGCTTTTTTTACCCGCCCAATTGAAGAACAAAAGGTTTCTAAATCAAAAATCCATGTCGCCTCTTCCATTTATGGCTTCATTGGAATTCTGTCGGTTGTTATTGTGGCCATTCCGGCACTGGCCTATTCATTTCTTATTAATAGTTTATCGTCGAAAGTTGTATTTACATTTTTGGGCTTACTAACCATCATTGCAGTTATAGCACTGGCTGTTCGCTCACTTCTCCGTGAAGGTTGGTTGTTTCACCTGATTGTAAAGCTGTACCCTCCTTTCGAAGCGCAGTATGCCGAATTCAAAGCCATCCAGTTCAATCGTAAGCAATTTATCCACACCATACTTGTATCGGTAGTCATCGAGTTTGTTGGGATCGCCCACCTGTTAATTGCCATGCACGCTCTGGGTTACCCGCTTTCACCAGAGGCAGCAATTATTGGCTACATTGTTTCGGTTATGTTTCTACTTATTTCTCCATTCCTGCGTGGGCTTGGAGCCATCGAATTATCAATGGGGTTCATTCTCACCCGTTATGGATTCTCAACCTTACAAGCTGTTTCGATTACGTTTTTATACCGTTTCTTCGAATTTTGGCTATTGCTGATTGTTGGTGGATTTAGTTTTATCTTCGTTCGTAACAATATTGTCTTGCGCGTTGCACCTGTTGTGCTTACCTTTTCGCTGGGTATCGTCAACATAGTCTCGGTTCTGACCCCGGCCATTCATGAGCGTGTTCGTTTGCTGGGCGAGTTCCTTCCCTGGTACCCTATCGTTTTATCAAACTACGCCGTATTTATTGTTGGTATTTTATTGCTGCTTATTTCTGCGTTCTTACTGAAAGGAGTCCGTGCTGCCTGGTATCTAACCGTTATTCTGGCGGCCGTTTCGGCAATTGGGCATCTTACCAAAGCTATTGATTACGAAGAAGCATCGCTGGCACTATTTACCATTGTAGCATTATTCCTTACCCGGCGGCAGTATTTTGTGAGAAATAATCCCCGGCTCGTCCATATTGGACTTAACGCTGCGCTAATCGCTACCAGTGCAGCACTAATTTATGGAATTGTTGGTTTCTATTTTCTCGATAGCCATCATTTTAATACCGATTTTTCCTGGTCACAATCCATTTTATTTACTATTCAGAATCTTTTCTTTTATCAAAGCAACGCACTGGTTCCTGCCGATCAGTTTGCCCAAAACTTTCTGTATTCGCTAAATGCCGCCGGTGGACTCACGATCAGCTTCCTGCTTTTCACCCTGATCCGGCCTTATTTTTTTGAAACAAAAACTGAAGAATATGAACGAGAGGAAGCCCTCGAACTGGTGAAAAAATTTGGAAGATCACCTCTCGATTATTTCAAAACCTATTACGACAAAAGTTTCTTTTTCTGTTCTGATCGTCAAGCATTTGTCGCCTATCGTCCATCAGGTAATTATGCTGTTGTTCTGGAAGATCCGGTGTGTTCCGATCCAGAAAAGATGGCGGGCATCATTATCGAATTCGACAATTTTTGTACAGCCAACGGAATGAAAAGCCTGTTTTATCGTGTTCCTGAAAGTAGCCTCCCTGTCTATCAAAAATTACATAAGAAAAGTTTGTTAATCGGACAAGAGGCAGAACTTAACCTGACAACTTTCACGATAGAAGGAAAATCCAAGAAATCGATTCGAACCTCATCAAACAAGCAAAAAGAGCTGGGTTTAGTTGTAAAAGTATATGAGCCACCAATTAAAGCCGGACTGCTTCAGAAAATACATGCCGTTTCGGAAGAATGGCAAAAAGAACGCAACTACAGTGAGTTGGTATTTTCGCAAGGCCTGTTAGATGTTAATGAATTAAAGCGCCAAACTATACTTGTTGTTGAAGATAGTGAAGAGAAAATTTTGGCATTTGCAAATATTATTCCTGACTACCAACCTGGTGATTCAACCTATGATCTGATTCGAAATGTAAAGGACAGCCCCAACGGAGTTATTGAGTTCCTAATGGCAGAAATGTTTTTCCACATGAAAGCCAAAGGCTATCAAAGCGCTGATCTTGGTTTTGCAGCAATGGCCGGCATTGAAGACGGAAAAAATTTCCCTGAAAAGGGAATCCGTTTTGCTTACGAAAAACTTAGATCATTCGCTCACTACAAAGGGCTCAAAGAATTTAAAGATAAATTTGATCCTACCTGGAAAAACAAATATCTAATCTACAGTAACGATTATGATCTTTTTAGTGTTCCTGGTGTCTTGAAAAAAGTGATAAAACCCTAA
- a CDS encoding RagB/SusD family nutrient uptake outer membrane protein: MGRWFFDGDYMTGGQVDWTKPAANYQIGLYTSFADANAAMEAVQWEQRLELATEGFRFFDLRRWDDLPNKIGGMSMAEVLNDFARGDERIRTSAAGMTGYTFNDNDKYMPIPQSQLDQQVGVLEQRPEYK, encoded by the coding sequence ATGGGGCGATGGTTCTTCGATGGCGATTACATGACAGGTGGACAAGTAGATTGGACTAAGCCAGCAGCCAATTATCAGATTGGTCTATACACATCGTTCGCAGATGCAAACGCTGCTATGGAAGCGGTACAGTGGGAGCAACGTTTAGAGTTAGCTACTGAAGGATTCCGTTTCTTCGATTTGCGTCGCTGGGACGATCTTCCTAATAAAATTGGAGGTATGAGTATGGCAGAAGTGCTAAATGATTTTGCCAGAGGTGATGAACGAATTCGTACTTCAGCTGCAGGTATGACTGGTTATACTTTTAATGATAACGACAAGTATATGCCAATTCCACAAAGTCAGTTAGATCAACAAGTTGGTGTTCTGGAACAACGTCCGGAATACAAATAA
- a CDS encoding nucleoside recognition domain-containing protein produces the protein MALNYLFIFFFVIAFVIALVKLVFLGDTQVFTDMVQATFDMAKTGFEISLGLTGVLTLWMGIMKIGEKGGIVHVFSKVIGPFFNKLFPELGKEHPAHGSILMNIAANMLNLDNAATPMGLQAMKEMQETNPDKKTASNAQIMFLVLNTSGLTLLPISIMVYRAQLGAVNPSDIFIPILLATYFSTIAGLISVAIYQKINLLDKVILAYLGGLTAIIVGIIWYFSTLDKDAITQVSNVASNFILFTVIVAFILMALFRKVNVYEAFIEGAKDGFKTAVKIIPYLVAILVAIGVFRASGAMDWLVAGVTWAFEQMGVNADFTPALPTALMKPLSGSGARGMMVDAMTTYGADSFVGRVASTVQGATDTTFYILAVYFGAVGIKNTRYAVVCGLIADFVGIIASILLAYLFFY, from the coding sequence ATGGCACTGAATTATCTTTTCATTTTCTTTTTTGTAATCGCATTTGTAATTGCCCTGGTAAAACTTGTTTTTCTGGGCGATACGCAGGTTTTTACCGACATGGTTCAAGCCACTTTCGATATGGCCAAAACCGGTTTCGAAATATCGCTGGGATTAACCGGTGTGCTTACCCTGTGGATGGGAATTATGAAAATAGGGGAGAAAGGTGGAATTGTTCATGTGTTCTCGAAAGTAATTGGCCCGTTTTTTAATAAACTGTTTCCCGAGTTGGGGAAAGAACATCCGGCACATGGTTCAATTCTGATGAATATTGCCGCCAATATGTTGAACCTCGATAACGCCGCGACGCCAATGGGTTTGCAGGCCATGAAAGAAATGCAGGAAACCAATCCTGATAAAAAAACGGCATCGAATGCACAGATAATGTTTTTGGTGCTGAATACTTCGGGGCTTACTTTGCTGCCCATAAGCATTATGGTTTATCGTGCACAGTTGGGCGCAGTAAATCCTTCTGATATTTTTATTCCTATTCTGCTGGCCACGTATTTTTCCACCATTGCCGGGTTGATTTCGGTGGCCATCTATCAGAAAATCAATTTACTCGATAAAGTAATTCTGGCTTATCTTGGTGGATTAACGGCCATTATTGTGGGGATCATCTGGTATTTTTCAACCCTTGATAAAGATGCCATAACACAGGTATCGAATGTGGCCAGTAACTTTATCCTGTTCACGGTGATTGTGGCCTTTATCCTTATGGCTTTATTCAGGAAGGTAAATGTTTACGAGGCTTTTATCGAGGGGGCAAAAGACGGCTTTAAAACCGCCGTGAAAATTATTCCATACCTGGTTGCAATATTGGTAGCCATTGGAGTGTTCCGTGCGTCGGGTGCTATGGATTGGCTGGTTGCCGGCGTTACGTGGGCATTTGAGCAAATGGGAGTAAATGCCGATTTTACCCCGGCTTTGCCTACAGCTCTTATGAAACCTTTGAGCGGAAGTGGTGCCCGCGGAATGATGGTGGATGCCATGACAACCTATGGCGCCGACTCGTTTGTGGGGCGCGTGGCAAGTACCGTACAGGGAGCTACCGATACTACATTCTATATTTTGGCCGTGTATTTTGGTGCCGTTGGAATTAAAAACACCCGCTATGCTGTTGTGTGCGGATTAATTGCTGATTTCGTAGGAATTATCGCATCGATATTATTGGCGTACCTTTTCTTTTATTAA
- a CDS encoding RagB/SusD family nutrient uptake outer membrane protein — MKKLSILMVIVFLLTMSYSCSEDFLTKEPPGSTSENVFYDATGINALLIGTYAMVGGSSLWEISWGASIQNWTYGSAASDDAYKGSEITDQTPVNDIEHWVVQSTNNYPADKWQWAFGMGVDRANKTIRVIDKTEEEGTITADEASQFRAQARFLRALFYFEARLVFGDYVPILDENVEDPSQVTNVNTEGAVLKFITDDLAYAASNLPASQAQVGRATKYAAMALAARAYLQDLKYSEAEALLDQIIASGKYTLAPDFMDNFNIETNNNGESIFEIQANVNDINESLNAEMGIGLNWPHGGDIGMCCGFHQPSQNLFNAYKVDANGLPMFDTFNDTDLANDQGISSENEFVPTDHPLDPRVDHTISRRGIPYKDWGINRGAAWIRKQADGGPYLPVPKPFFKKSERLSLSTTTGWQTGINANNYRYLRYTHVILWKAECAAYRGDLETARTYVNMIRQRAKDSEPVMGKVLTTKLPTTAYPWGDGSSMAIT, encoded by the coding sequence ATGAAAAAACTATCAATATTAATGGTTATAGTGTTTTTACTAACCATGTCATATTCATGTTCCGAAGACTTCCTGACAAAAGAACCTCCCGGTTCCACCTCAGAGAACGTTTTCTACGATGCTACCGGTATTAATGCATTGTTGATCGGTACCTATGCAATGGTGGGCGGTAGTTCTCTATGGGAAATTTCATGGGGAGCATCTATTCAAAACTGGACTTATGGCTCGGCTGCATCTGATGATGCTTACAAAGGCTCGGAAATTACTGACCAGACACCGGTAAACGATATCGAACACTGGGTAGTACAATCTACCAACAACTATCCTGCTGACAAATGGCAGTGGGCGTTTGGTATGGGTGTTGACCGTGCTAATAAAACGATTCGTGTAATCGATAAGACCGAAGAAGAGGGAACAATTACCGCCGATGAGGCAAGTCAATTTCGTGCACAGGCCCGCTTCTTGCGTGCTTTATTTTATTTCGAAGCCCGTTTGGTATTTGGCGATTATGTTCCAATTCTGGATGAGAATGTAGAAGATCCTTCTCAGGTAACTAACGTAAATACTGAGGGTGCCGTTCTTAAATTTATCACCGATGATTTAGCTTATGCTGCAAGTAACCTGCCTGCTTCTCAGGCTCAGGTTGGTCGTGCTACCAAATATGCTGCTATGGCATTGGCTGCAAGAGCATATCTTCAGGATTTAAAATATTCTGAAGCAGAAGCTTTACTTGATCAAATTATTGCAAGCGGTAAATATACTCTGGCTCCTGATTTTATGGACAATTTCAACATTGAGACAAATAATAATGGTGAGTCGATCTTTGAAATTCAGGCAAATGTTAATGATATCAACGAATCGTTGAATGCAGAGATGGGTATTGGTTTGAACTGGCCTCACGGTGGCGACATCGGTATGTGCTGTGGTTTCCACCAGCCTTCTCAAAACCTTTTCAACGCTTATAAAGTAGATGCCAACGGTTTACCAATGTTTGATACTTTTAATGACACCGATTTAGCAAACGACCAGGGTATTTCGTCAGAAAACGAATTTGTACCTACAGATCATCCTCTTGATCCACGTGTTGACCATACAATTAGTCGTCGTGGTATTCCATACAAAGATTGGGGTATTAACAGAGGAGCTGCCTGGATACGTAAACAAGCAGATGGTGGTCCATATTTGCCAGTACCAAAACCATTCTTTAAAAAGTCGGAGCGTCTGAGCTTATCAACTACTACAGGATGGCAAACCGGTATTAACGCCAATAACTACCGTTACTTACGTTACACTCATGTAATTCTTTGGAAAGCGGAATGTGCTGCATACCGTGGAGACTTGGAGACCGCACGTACTTATGTAAATATGATTCGTCAGCGTGCTAAGGATAGCGAGCCTGTAATGGGTAAAGTACTGACTACAAAATTACCTACAACAGCTTATCCATGGGGCGATGGTTCTTCGATGGCGATTACATGA